Within Haematobia irritans isolate KBUSLIRL chromosome 2, ASM5000362v1, whole genome shotgun sequence, the genomic segment tttaaaatttttcatttttttcgttATATCTCTATCACTCATGCGTTAAATCTCACCAATgcggtttttattaaaatcttgaAGAATTACTTTTCTTGATtcccaatagaaaatattgacggaACTCTTATGGCATCCGAATATTTGCAGATTTTAGAAAACAGAGCAATATCGATCGCTGATTCTTGTCCTATCCTAGGATGGCTATGTAGAATTCGAGAGAAGGCCATATTGCTAAGGGAATACAATTGATTCACAATAGGCCATTATTGTGAATTAGCAGCATAGTTAAATTGGATCTACTAAAAAATAATCATTttcaacttattttggtcatatctccttaaatatgtgtctagGACATCGATCGAATAAACCTAAAAACAATGTCATCGCCATTTCATCGAAAAACTCTTTGAAATTGACAGTTCGGGTGAGTTGCCCAATggggaattaattaaaaaatcatgaTAAagcatgataaaaaaaaaactggtacaaaacttaaaaaaaatacagtATTTAGTGGCACAAAGATACCGCACCGCttgaaaaaagtggcaaatgTGCTACTTAACTGGCCCAATGGTAGCACCAAACCTAATCTAAGGCAGTACTTATTACAattctattaattttattttaaaatttattacaatatcccacagataaataggttgtttttttttacaatattataaataaatttaaaatataaaataaatttattaagaaaataaacGAGCCATGACAATAAATGCCAAAATGGCAAATGCAACTGGGGCTTTGGATGAGGATCCATTGCATAAATTTCCAGAACAAACTTCACAGCttaattgtttcacaaaaatattttggggaTCCATTTCACAGCCAACTTTGGGATTTAGGACATCACCATAGAAACAGGTGCGTAATACATAGGTTTCTCCGGGAGCTgaaaaggaataaaaatttaaatcaatatgaataataaataaacaagtaagtaaagtagaaagtcgggcggggccgactatatcataccctacaccaccattacagaattagtaatcatacgcatttgtggggtaacatataggtctgggagataaaccgcagttgcatatttaagaaaattaaggggtacatgtctatgggtgctttgtgtcaatctgactatatctCATAGtaaatgttgccacggaaaatgttcggtttaccctacaaggacaaaacaagttccctactttcccatacattcccaaacaattttccctactatatttttcgttaaatttaaaaaattttacaaaacaaaaatggttctaagtactttattatcttaaaacatgaatatgcaacgtatataacttagaatataaatttgtattaccaccacggttgccacagttggtagaattctacccaaattagtcatcttttttgttaaatctctataaaaataaaattttggaaaaagtttctataaacaaatttttgtgagaaatttttctatagaaataaaattttgacaataaattctatagaaataaaattttgaaaaaaaattccacagaaataaaattttgagaaaattttttatagaaataatattttgaaaaagatttctatagaaatacaatttagacaaaatgttctatagaaataaaatgtttcaagccttgccggcttctaatttcctcctctagagccaccaaaatgttaaaattattacaaaatgtgttgagtgaaaatgtcttacatggtggccctacgtccctacaagacgctatatattagaaaaaccctacttatagggaatttcccctacttctagcaacactggctgtgttgacattgcgcctacggagttagtatgcctctaatattgagcccattattaaaatagcgaaaatcgttaaattagtgtgggtaaaaaatacaaatttgtaaaaatcgagcaatatacttatgtaagagctacaagtacgtataagtacgatcggttagtacatcaaaatttgaaatttgagtaacattggttaataaataagagtactatggacaaatttgggaaaatcaagcgatgcatatatatggaagctatatctaaatctgaaccaatttgcataatattttgcatgtttgattaataccacaaaaggttaccttgtgcaagatttgagtaagatcagttaagaaatgaggcctgtatggtcaaacataaagttattaagggcgaatttttcaaaatcgggtgatacatatatgggagctatatctacatctgaaccgatttcgatgaaattttgcatatatagttagtactatagaggtctggatctagccaacttttagtaagatcggttaataaataagggttctatggccaaatttgggaaaatcgagctatacatatatatgggagctatatctaaatctgaaccgattttgatgattttttgcacatatagttagtgctatagaagactacatttagccaaatttgggtaagatcggttgataaataagggttttatggccaaatttagaaaaatcgggcggtacatatatatgggagctatagctaaatctgaaccgatttcgatgattttttgcacatgtagttagtgctatagaagattatatttagccaactttgagtaagattggttgataaataaaggttttgtggccaaatttgggaaaatcgggcgatacatatatatgagagctatatctaaatctgaaccgatttggatgaaattttgcagacttgaagcgcGATGGaagagattaccttttgccaaatttggtgacgatccgtttgaaaaaaacgtgcaacgtgaccccatttgtcgaaatcgggcgatacatatatatgggagctatatctatatttgatccgatttcttccaaattcaatagcgttcgtccttgtgcccaaaaaactccctgtaccaaatttcatcaaaattgcgaccggaatcctgtgaacaacaaatacatggacagatggacggacggacggacggacaccaatcgctagatcgactcaggaggtgattctgagtcgatcggtatatattttatggggtctaaaatcaatatttctggtaggcacattttttggccgatcaaacttattataccctgaccactatgtggtttagggtataaaaatgttaaaaaaataaatatatacactaaaaacaatcaacaaatgttttaagtttctttagattttatttaaagTAAACCTTGTTaagattatttaaaaatatagtatTACAAATATTTGCATAATTGAATGTTTGTTTAATCCAGCTATGATGTAATTTATGAGACCATAAGTCATTCTCAAGCTTACTAGAATTGCTATCTCAACAATAATAAGAACCTAGTATTAAAACAATTTAtagcaatttattttaattcgatATAAACTGTCATGTGAAAATTGAAGTGTGCTTCCCAAGCCTTCAAACCTGTTTGTCAGGTGGGCATTCTTTGCGAATGCCAATATCAAAACAATTACTGtagaattttgttttagtttcagCGATGAGTCATATTTCCACTAtaatcatttttataatttctcatGCTGGTAATTTTCTAATAGATGTAAATATGTACAACAGCAATAACAAGAAACTTAAAACAATAGTTTTGCTCTTAAAGTAGTGTGttttacaaaaatgaaaaattttacatgGTGGGTGAATTTCCACATTATTTAAGTATAGATCCCATTATTCCCCAAAGAGCGTATACTTTATTTGATGTCACTAATCCATAATCATGTTAttggtctctctctctctgccttCGTCTCCAACTCATTTACCCACCATAGaagaataacaaaaataaaaatattttgtcaaaatccctCCACATATTAGTATCACTAACACGTAATAAATCATTGCTCTCTATATCTCTCTCATATACACATACTAACCAAAGAGttatgatagttttgctgcaagtagaggatgctgataaggaatgtggtaattccgaaacgtgcgtccattcaaccattttgcagtctatagggctttacccaaataaatttgagtaACAACTTCAACTGAGAGCTAAATGTGAGAGGTTAGGTGAGAGTTATGTTGTACCAATTTATACTTCTTCAAAATATTGTGGTGAAGAGCAAAGAAACCAAATAGGTAGATGATCGGACGAATATTGTATCAAATATGAAGGGAAAATAACTGTTCACAGTGTTGGCATAATGACTGGTAAATGGTGgggtaaatttattaaaatgcatttcaatagaacataatTCAATTCATCGTTTTTATAATTTCTCATGCTGATAGCTTTCTAACAGATGTAACTAtgtacaacagcaacaacaacaacaaaattaataCAATAGTTTTGCTCTTAAAGTAGTGTGttttacaaaaatgaaaaattttacatgGTGGATGAATTTCCACATTAATCCCATTATTCCCCATAGAGCGTATACTTTATTTGATATAGAGAAAACGTATTCGTCTCCCGAAACTCCAAGGATAATTATCTGTCCATCTGGCTATTTGAAATTACTATAACTCTCTGACTTGGTTTATAATGGTGAAAATGTCCTTTATAAACtagaacagagaatgaagctgaTCTATTTTTATCGGCGGCGACTATGAGATTTGTTGTACAATCAATCTTAAAATCTAAATATTCTGAgctaaatgtttgcaaaattattatagcaacttggaactgattgaaattttcgattgcaaattttgaattaaaaaaaactagtaAAATTATACGAACCTAATTTTTAAACATGTGttaagtagttaaagaaaaaaaaaatcaaataccaAAGGTAATATCCCTTtgggagttgaattcatttgaaTCCCATTGATTTTCGACCATAAATAAATTCTTGGTCAGGATGTTGTTATTAGATTATCTAGGTAATTCTGTCTATATACACGCAGCTTTCATAGTCCGATCTGATTCATAGGCCTGTATAGACCCCTATCCACCGAGTTTTCTTTAGGCATCCAGAAGTAATTTTAATCCGATATGCCCCAAATGTTAAAtatagttttgatatagccgccGATTTTATTCTTAATGCATCTTGTTCTTAAAACGATTTGACATTTATTTTGCGATATACAATTGACAGGTTTTTTATATAATCCCGACactgaaatatttattaaaatctggTATTGCGAAACTTTTGTTTTGAAACTGATGGTATTATAAAGTCAAAAagaaatatgtacatatattaaGTCATAAATAGATATATTGATTGCAACCCGATATACTAAAGATCAGATTAGGTCAGATTAGTGCTTTGACCGCctggaatttttaataatttttagggCCAGAAATATCTCTTTCTGGCTCTTAAAATACCAagtagtattttttgttttaacttaTTTGCTTGCTTTTCTGGGCGAGTCAACAAGAAATAATGGGTCTCTAATTAAGTGAGCCACTTTAGTTGAAACAATCATTAATTTAtgtattaatttgtttttaatataataaaaactcgAGTTAGATATCTATTAattgaattatttaaattaaataaaacataatgtgttgccttaaaaaaattcaattcaccaTATTGCattcacacggatgaaaaagactgtttttcatatgtttggctataaacattatatgtttggaacacaaatttttaaacacaatatttttgagtgcaagcatataatgttcataaactagcataacatgtttgggacatatatgttaatatgttagaacatattatgtttgggacataaaatgtttgtaaatataatatgcttggatgcaaacatatattaatttagaaatagcctataaacatatatgtgtttagtagcttgtagcgctatttaacaggagcgatattgaattaagttggtggttgttgcttgttattacaaaattaacattttatttttccttgggcaattgatcagctacttctttgatccttacaaactgtgtggtccgctgttcgaatccccgtccggcaaaaggtaaaattaaaataaaaaaaatcatacaattgaataatttcttctacaatgtttgtattacagaaaaaggtgctaagaactaaaaaatctcgtggaagtgagaaagatgtgggggaatatacaattgggcagaaacaaaattttgagcattcaggtcgaaaacctatgttgttagcacctatattacctgtttattttcataattcattatgattgtaaatatataaataaataaataaaattttgagcacaatattgtttgggaaatttttttaagcatataatatttttgggtgaaaatgcttccaaacatattatatgttcacataataacatattgttttttggaagacaacattattgaatttggatgcaaaaatacaaaatgtttggaacttagactacccaaacatatattgtttagagcaatatgctttcaaacatattatatattggaagtgatcaaacatataaatgtttgggcaatacccaaaaaaatatatgcttgaagcaaaatatgtttgggagtatatgttacagaagcgattttttgtgagcgtgcactaGTACATAATCATGGCATTATTCTTTCTCTCCCTCTCTAAAGCATTCAGCCACCatagaaaaataacaacaataaaaattatccAACAAATTCCTGTCACTATATTACTATTAGACAAATGTAATAATATCATTgctctctgtctctctctctctcccaacTTATCAAATGTGAAGGGAAAATAACTGTCCACAGTAGTTAGCTTAGTGACATAAATGAAGGGGGGTAGGTTTATTAAAATGCATTATTaaagataattgagaataacaagattaagccttgtgctcttataaagagaaaacaaatgtcaaggtgtagagggctatgagaaaaaaattgttttatttgtcaattttttccaaggcaactctgcccaggaataaattaaaacagcaatattcacataaaaccataataaatattCGCTTTAACACACACATATGTacgttttattttctataatcgTATTGGTACTGCTTTTATGGGttttaattcagaaatttatgaaaactacaaatgttatgatattttccgaagcaaacggcagtacatttgagagacgtcgacgcaaacttaatgatattttgttggcagagtcctctggtgcctCAGTTTTGCAATGACAAGATAATAAACAggattgccattttggtccaaaaaaaattattaaattttaaatttggtccgatggtcggaccaaatagaattttgttgattttggtccattttcgtcaaaccggtaatttttaaaaaggttaaaaattttgacaaaaatgtctataggaataaaattttaagaaaattttctatagaaaaaaattgtaaatatgctggagaaattgaattttgacaacattttatatagaaataaaatttggacaacattttatatagaaataaaatttggacaaaattttctatagaaataaaatttggacaacattttctatagaaattaaattttgacaaaattttctacagaaataaaatttggacaacattttctatataaataaaattttgaccaaatcgtttatagaaataaaatttgtaaaaagttgtctatagaaataaaatttgaacaaaatttactatagaaataaatagaaataaaatttttgaatagaaataaaaatttgacaaaattttctgtagaagaaaaaaaattcgaagatttttaatttttaaattatattaatgtaatttggaaaaatggtcctctggtacgaattttggaaaaatgttggtccaaaataaaaactcattgtggcaacgcagacaataaataaaacagagagaataaaaacataagagaacgaaactgtgaagcgaaactgcgtcagtaggtggcagccgtggggaaattttctctaatatcatgcagtttttgtcggtgcttctctcaaatatcatacagtttgcgtcggcgtcacccattTCAGTTTTCTGCCGACATTACGAAACGtaaagaaaataggatttaaaagctactttgtagtaacaaatgttcttttttataaatgttttcattccattaatttttttggcagaaaatttgaaattataactgccgatgtctttataaacaatttataaaaaaagcgcttcgaccgcaaggtaataccaaagctgtaGGCATTATGCGACGTCTATACGgttcaaatttgttgtttttgtagaagaaaaattttcgtcctcttgtgtttttattctctgtgaATAAATCTTCAATTCGTCTCTCTAGGAATTTtaatagtaaataaattaaaaatttgcgtaaaaattaatttggctcattaaattaatttaaattaaattgtcgaTGGTTGTTTGACCATAaatctaaaatgttttcaaaaataacagatgcctttgttttaaattttttttttcttgaaacatcTCATAAGTTATACTAAACTATCGAGAAATTTAAGTTCTGGTTACAACGTTTCTAAAGGAATTTAGTATTAATGTccatgataaaaaaataaataaattttaattcgttTCTTAGTATCAAATaagcaaaaattcaaatttaaaagagaattgcgtcttagaTACATGCTTAGAGCAATTATTCTATTAATTAGCTTggaaccaataccaaaatcattagtttaAATACAAAATCAAGCCTTTTTATACTGTTCAATTGGAATTTAAGCACATTCTTACGTGCTTTGgaattatttaaacaaattccattgggcataaaaaatacgattAGTATTTGAACTAATATATTGTaacacattttttgtataaatatttttttttattatatatagattatatacagatttacaaaattcatgtgttcataaaattgaaaacaaaaaaattcttaatatattaaaagaaatgaaacccgattttttttttaatttagattttacAACACAATGATTTCTtgaatattattaaataaaaaatgtttgtttaaatCACATTGTTGTAAAAaagattgaattttaaaaaatcgtaaaaagcgtaatttcaaaaaaaaaaaaacacacacacacagaaattCTGATGTTATTCTCttaaaaatcaatttcaaaataatgtaTAATCATTTAAATTGTGATGTAGGTGTTGTACTtacttttctcaaaagttttcttcataCATCCAGTGGCATTGGAACTGCGACCCAATAGAGTGTTGGTGAAGAAAGGAGCAGGAATACGACTACAATCAACTCTCATACTTTGATCATCCTCAAAATGTTCACCGCATTTTGAATTTTGTGTAGAATCACACTGATAACAATGAATAGCTGATGCTATAGCAATAATTAAcaccaattataattttaactaAGTAATGCACAAATATAACTTTAAATTACCAGAAGAGGCTAGAGCAGCCAATAGAAACACAGCCAAGGTATATTTTAAAGGtaacattatttattattatttatttttttttaatgaattccaATTGATCTCTTACACTTGTCTTGTAGCGATCTTTTTATTACAGACACTATCTACAGTTCAAACTAAACTGTTAAATTGTAAGATAGAATTATTAAACAACTTAAAATTATCGTTTGTTAATCACTCAATCAAATCGAGTTTTAATTGAGGTATGGCTTGAGTGAAAATTGAAATAGCTTTGTAAGTTACCAGCTCAGATTATTTTGCCATCTCTGGCAACAGTGATGAGTAATTGATACTATGGGTAATGGTGTTACTGTATAAACACAACCATAGCGACCAACGATAGGCGAACACTTGTGTATAATGTATGTGTTCGGTTTCTTGATGTGTGTAAAacattttattggcaatttatCAAAGGGATTTAAATAGGAAAAGTGGGATTAAAGTCTTccttaactttttttgtaaatgagggatatttatgaagcatttattATCCACTAATTCTCTTAAATATCTAATATTTAAtgttaaacacaattttgatgTAACATCTAGCTTATAAACATAAAACTCATACCATTTTCTATAGTGTACATTCGCAGCAAAAAAAGTTCTTCTACAGgcacgactttaaaagcacACCCAAACATGGCCTCCtttagatgttctttattttcacTACACGGGAAGTTatgtaaattcaatttttttataaatcgttttttcatatttttatacccaccacgatATGATGGggacgggggtatattaactctgtcattccgtttgcaacacatcaacatactgctctaagaccccataaagtatatatattctgggtcgtggtgaaattctgagtcgatcttggcatgtccgtccgtccgtctgctgacatcacgctaacttccgaacgaaacaaactatcgacttgaaacttggcacaattagttgttattgatgtattgcaaatgtattgcaaatgggccatatcggctcacttttacgtatagccccattaaAATCGGAcaccccggatttggcttgcggagcctctaagagaatcatatttcatccgatcgggctgaaatttggtacatatagtAAGTATATGGTGtcaaacaaccacgcaaaaattggtccatatcggcccataattctatatagcccccatataaaccgatccccagatttggcttgcggagcctctaagagaagcatatttcatgcgatccgtctgaaatttggtacatggttttagtatatggtctctaacaaccatgcaaaaattggttcacatcggtccataataatatatagcccccatataaaccgatcccccgatatggcttgcggagcctctaagagaagcaaatttcatccgatccggctgaaatttggtacatggtgttagtatatggtctctaacaaccaagcaaaaattggtccatatcggtccataattatatatagcccccatttaaacctaccaccagatttgacttccagagtctcttggaagaccaaaatgtatctgattcatttgaaatttggtacgtgatgttaatatatggcctcaaacacccatgcaaaaattggtcgatatcggtccataattatatataggccccatataaaccgatccccagattttacctctggAGCacctttgaagagcaaaattcttcccattcggttgaaatttggtacgtgatgttaatatagggtatccaacaaccatgcaggaattggatcctatcagtccataataatatatagctcccatataaaccgatacccagatttgacctccggtgccttttggagaagcaaaattcatccgatctggttgaaatttggtacgtggtggtagtatatgatatttaacaaccatgtgagttgaaatttgtggatgacagtccttcgtagaagtttctacgcaatccatggtggagggtacataagattcggcctggccgaacttacggccgtatatacttgtttttaattatgtccaaaatttaatttttggacaCCGtccttagtagaagtttctactcaatccatggtggagggtacgtggagatttggcctggccgaacttacggccgtatatgcttgttaaTGGGTAgtattacttgttttgtttcaaataagttaaattagttaagttaaaaacagaataagagtTAAAAAGATGGTACAAATTGttcaatatttttcgaaaataaaatctaaatgtattttagaaaaa encodes:
- the LOC142226939 gene encoding UPAR/Ly6 domain-containing protein bero-like, yielding MLPLKYTLAVFLLAALASSASAIHCYQCDSTQNSKCGEHFEDDQSMRVDCSRIPAPFFTNTLLGRSSNATGCMKKTFEKTPGETYVLRTCFYGDVLNPKVGCEMDPQNIFVKQLSCEVCSGNLCNGSSSKAPVAFAILAFIVMARLFS